CGGAAGATACGCAGTCCCTTAGCGATGCAATGCTTAGCGAGGAGAATAAAAAACACTTAATAGCAGATGGGCAAGTTGATTTTTCCTATAACTTTGAAGATAAGGCTCGTTTTAGGACAAATATATTTTTTCAAAAGGGATATATCAGCATCGCAATGCGGCTTATCCCTGACAGGATTAGGACTTTAGAAGAATTGAATATGCCGATCGCTCTCTATGATCTTATGAATTGCTCTCAGGGTTTGATTCTGATTACTGGTCCAGTCGGCCACGGAAAATCTACTACGCTTGCGGCGATGCTTGATTATGCTAATCATAATCAGGAGAAAAATATTATTACAGTTGAAGATCCAATCGAATACGTTTATGTTCAGGATCGATGCATAGTAAACCAAAGAGAAGTTGGCCAGGATACCAAATCATTTAATAACGCCCTCCGAGCTATTTTTAGAGAGGACGCTAATATAGTATTAATTGGAGAAATGAGAGATTTAGATACCATTGGAACGGCTATGACGGCAGCTGAAACCGGACATTTGATTTTAGGAACGCTTCATACCAATGATAGCTCCCAGACAATCGATAGAATTATTGATGTTTTTCCGGCTCATCAGCAAAACCAGATAAGATTGCAACTTTCCAATGTTCTTTTGGGGGTCGTTTCTCAGCGATTGATACCTCAAATAGGAGGAGGAAGAGTTCCTGCTGTGGAAATTATGTTTAAAAATCATGCCGTTGAGAATTTAATCCGTGAAAATAAAGCGTATCAAATAGATAATGTTATCGAAACATCGCTTAAAGAAGGGATGATATCCCTGGACAAATCTTTGATGGATTTGGTGCAGAGAGGGCTTGTAACCGCGGAAGAT
The sequence above is drawn from the Parcubacteria group bacterium genome and encodes:
- a CDS encoding PilT/PilU family type 4a pilus ATPase, which translates into the protein MVHGEQRLKSLLRMVAQQNGSDLHLVAARYPTIRLDGKLYPMSQETVLTPEDTQSLSDAMLSEENKKHLIADGQVDFSYNFEDKARFRTNIFFQKGYISIAMRLIPDRIRTLEELNMPIALYDLMNCSQGLILITGPVGHGKSTTLAAMLDYANHNQEKNIITVEDPIEYVYVQDRCIVNQREVGQDTKSFNNALRAIFREDANIVLIGEMRDLDTIGTAMTAAETGHLILGTLHTNDSSQTIDRIIDVFPAHQQNQIRLQLSNVLLGVVSQRLIPQIGGGRVPAVEIMFKNHAVENLIRENKAYQIDNVIETSLKEGMISLDKSLMDLVQRGLVTAEDASIYAKNKDYFQMLINKNN